Part of the Musa acuminata AAA Group cultivar baxijiao chromosome BXJ2-7, Cavendish_Baxijiao_AAA, whole genome shotgun sequence genome is shown below.
TGGGGGCATGCCTCAAGGAAGTTAAAACAAATATCATAATTAGATTTACATTGGATATACATCGGATTCCTATGCATGACGTAGTTTTAAGGCTTTGTCCAAATCTCAAATGAGATTTCTTTTACTGTCACGATCTTCCAAGAAAGCAGTAGATCACATTTCTGATGCTTAATGGtcctattaaataatataattcaaACACCAAAATTGTAACTTACAAGAGCACAGCTATGGTTAGAGAAAGAAGCAGCACATACCTCCAACCTAAGAAAGATAGCAACTGGGAGCCTCTCATCTATCTTCCACAAATAGAAAGTAACATAAAATGAATCGGGGTAAAGCAGTGTATCTGCCTCTTAGGTTTGTACAATGTTTTTCCTAATTATGTATCGGTTGCGATAAGTGGCAAATTGCACATACAACTACATTTGTAGCATCTGACAAATATGTACATAGCAATCTGACTCAACCTCTTCCAATAAAAATGTAAGGTAATTTTCATTAGGGGTCAATAGAAGTTCAAATCGATCATTCAGCACTTATCGACAACATTGTTTAGACTATCACCATATAGGTTGTTATTCATCATAATCCGTGACAATCTAAGAACAAGCTAATGGTTAAATCTCACACCAATAACCACTTAAATACCGGGTACTTACCGATCGGTACAGTTGGAATTCCCTGCTACCAGCCTCGATAGCAACACTGACTGGCTGATTAGCAACAGCCTTCAGTAGGGCCTTCTCATCATTAGTTGGGACATCTTCAAATCCATCGATAGAGACAGCCTTAGCATTTTTCTGCAACGAGGGCATAATCAACCAATCACCACCGATAGTAATAAACCTCTCTCTGTGCATCCATCATCCAAGTGACCATGACCAAGGCTGAGGAATATACCCTGACCCAATTGCACTTGTCCTCGTGACCCTTGTAGGGGTAGTCGTCCTCTGTGTCGATGCCACCATTGCTGATGATGAACGCAAAGGCATAGTCCACGATTCCACCGTTGCATCCCAGGTTGTAGGCTGTATCGCAGTCCACGAGCTCCTGTTCCGATAGCCTTATCAGATCTCCAGTAACAATCTTGCTTATGCCTTCGACCGCAGCAATGGTAGCGAATGCCCAGCCGCTTGCTTCGCCAACAATAACAAGTGCATCAATTTCCAGCCACCAGCTCATCATTATGCTCAAAGAATGCACTCCCAAGAAATAGACCTTGTCAATACTAGCATTTACTGATTGCAGCCAATCGAAGCAGATAAAGATATGTGGATCCTATAGATCAAACGCTTCCATTTATACAATTGAAAACATTGCTAAACTCCAAATGTTATTGACCATACCTCAGTGTCAACGGGACTTGGGAACCATAAGTCAACCACAAATCCAACATGAATAGGATCGTAATTCGACCGCGTGCGACAACCTTTCGAGGAGAGCAAAAGGAGACTAACCGCAGCGACCCTGGTCCTTGACGGCGGCGACGGCCCCCTCCGCCCTCCAATCGACAGAGGCCGGAAGCTCATCGCCGGCGTGGTGCACGTACCGGTGGCTCGCCACTCGATTCCGCCCGGCAGTGGCGGCGGGCCTGGTGGCCAGGTACGCCGCCCGGTACTCCTCGTTGGTGAGGTCGGCGAAGCGGTTGAGCCCGAGGTGGAACCCACGCCCACCAGCTTCGGCGGCAGCGTTGTGGGCGTCCACGAACCGGAGGTTGTCCTTGAAGACCTCGAACCGCTTCTCCTTCTCCCCGACCGCGTCGTACGAGCGCCGGTGCTTCACCATCCATTCCTCGTACAGCCGCCGCACATCCTCCTCGCTCCTTCGCAAGCCTCCTACCCGGCGCCTCGCCTCGTAGCTAACGATGGACGTGTCCAgcgccgcggcggcggcggaggcggcaaggccaaggaggaggaggacgacgacagcGACGAAAGGCTTCGAGATGACATCCATGACGCGAGATCTCGGGCACAGACAACGCCGAAGCTTGGGTTTGCAAGCGTGGCTTTTTGGAATATAGAGAGTAAACGGAGGACAGTTGTCTACTTCTTTATGTATTGGACTAATAAGGTGGAAGGAAGGAGGTATTTAATGGATCAATTATGGGAGGAGAGTTGAAGACAGATAAAGAACAACATGATCCAAGAGTTAGAAGAAAGTGGTGGCAAAATAAAAATgagagatgcttcatcttttttttctttttgtaaatttCATTTGTTTCATCAATATTTTACATTTGAATTAACATATTAGTTTATCTAGATAAATTTGGATCACAATACTTCAAAAAATGTTCATGTTGATGTGGGACTGAATTGAACAATACAATGCAGGATTTAGCATAATATGATTTGGAAGCAGTCAACTCTAATATGATAACATCAAGTGCCAAAGGATGGTCAGAAATATACTCTGATTTAAGAAAATAAGGAGTATCTCTTTGTCTAGAATTGTTATGGGTTTTATGAGTTAGGGATGCTTCACTCACTCCCACCAAGGGAGGATAATATATTCATTTACtgaatacataaaaatcatactcTACTACCTTAAGAATACATGAAAACTATACTCTTATCTTATGTTAATCATCAACATCATTATATTTTATGCATATAAAGATACAAATATGAGTTATTTATagggtgatttaaaaaaaaatcttgtatGGTATTGtgctcatatttttatttttctaatataGAGCCCTCCTTGTGGtgaaaaatatcatttattaatTACACACATAACAACTAAACTCTTTTTTTCATCATAATCATCACCCTCAAGAGAAAGGAAAGAGGTTGATAAGGGTGAAGGTGGTACGATGATCATGAATACGAGGGGAAAGATAATGAATGGGGGATAGGATGATAGACCATGCGAGTGAGGAGAGAAGGGAAGCTCTTACCATGGTTTGTCTCCTTCCCCTAAACCTCTTTCCCTTTTCCTTGATGATCCGAGAGGAGAATAAGGAGAACTTGACAATTAGGAAGGCAATGGGAGATGAATGATAACTTGTACCATTAGTTACTTAGAATAACAGTTATTCTAATCTCTATTATAACCTTCGTTTTTATCTCAATTACCTCAAAATTTAGCTCTAaagtaaatttaaaatatatatatattttttcataattaatttacttcCAATGGCAAGTAGATATAATAAAACCTTTAATTGATTTTAAGACTCTTatgatcataaataaataaattatttttttttctttcatattttcACATTTTTTAAGGAGATTTATATTAACAAtcatttttactatttataatctcattttataatttttatatctcGAAAATAGCCCTATGCTAATTGATGTGAATGCCCTCGTTATTGAATTTCGATCAACTCTTATAAcctctttttactttttattttcctttttctcgAAAGATGAATGTTATCTTTGTCCTTATTGTCGAGCAGTATATTATTTTTCGTTGAGCGATGAATGAGTTACGAGATGAATTATGACATCAAGTGATAAAATGAATTATGACATCAAGTGATAAAATGAATTATGACATCAAGTGATAAAATGAATTATGACATCAAGTGATAAAATGATAAGAGTGTAGCTAGGGTTTCGATTTCGACGGTCATGAGTATAGTTGATCCATAGATGAAAGATATGTGTGAAATAGGGTATGTtaagtaattaaaatattttacttagtaaaattaattatattttattattattttaagtgaTTACCAATAGTAAAAGACTGAAGAGAAAAGGGGGCTTTGATGTAGGTTAATGCAGAGTGTATATTTGTATTTAGATTTATAGGTGTAAATATACTATTACTAAGATTTTTTTGAAGGAaagatatatacaaacatatttaATTCATAAGACCAAACGTAGgggttgataaaaaaaaaaaaggaaaagaagaaaaaggacttGGAACgaccgagcgagcgagcgagacgATCGGTCGGCGACGATGATGGATCCATCGAGCGGCGGTGGAGGGGGCGAAGGAGGAGGGTCGTCGTTTCTGTCGGCGTGGGTCGCCGCCGCATCCCGGCGGCACCAGCACCTGCTCGACAAGGCCACGCCACACGTGCGCCGGCGCTGGGCCTGGTTGGGCGTCCTGGCCCTCGTCTACACCGTCCGCGTCTGGATCGCTCAGGGCTTCTACATCGTCTCATACGCTCTCGGCATCTACCTCCTCAACCTCTTCATCGCCTTCCTCTCCCCCCAGGTCGACCCCGAGATCCAGGAGGTCGTCGATGGTGGCCCCGGCCCTTCCCTGCCCACCCGCTCATCCGATGAGTTCCGCCCCTTCGTCCGGCGCCTCCCCGAATTCAAGTTCTGGTCAGTGCGGTTCCCCCATTCGATCTCTTTTTCCCCTTGTTTCTAATCACATTTTGAGCTCGCATTTTTATCTCGATTAATAACGCTGGaatttttatgtgaaaaatagAAGGGTATGATTTTGTTGACGTTATTTCTTGCTTTGACCGACTGTAtc
Proteins encoded:
- the LOC103981428 gene encoding oryzain alpha chain produces the protein MDVISKPFVAVVVLLLLGLAASAAAAALDTSIVSYEARRRVGGLRRSEEDVRRLYEEWMVKHRRSYDAVGEKEKRFEVFKDNLRFVDAHNAAAEAGGRGFHLGLNRFADLTNEEYRAAYLATRPAATAGRNRVASHRYVHHAGDELPASVDWRAEGAVAAVKDQGRCASGWAFATIAAVEGISKIVTGDLIRLSEQELVDCDTAYNLGCNGGIVDYAFAFIISNGGIDTEDDYPYKGHEDKCNWVRKNAKAVSIDGFEDVPTNDEKALLKAVANQPVSVAIEAGSREFQLYRSGVFTGRCGTDLDHGAVIVGYGTDHGKDYWIVRNSWGEDWGEAGYIRMERSVNTSAGKCGIAMLPSYPTKKDPKHGPCHPSSVNPPTSCDSQYACLSGTTCCCVYENGRYCYAWGCCPSEAAICCEDHYSCCPQDYPFCNVQAGTCQMSKDNPLGVKALASSPATPYWWNSGIDARKSSNE
- the LOC103981413 gene encoding protein RER1A, coding for MMDPSSGGGGGEGGGSSFLSAWVAAASRRHQHLLDKATPHVRRRWAWLGVLALVYTVRVWIAQGFYIVSYALGIYLLNLFIAFLSPQVDPEIQEVVDGGPGPSLPTRSSDEFRPFVRRLPEFKFWYSITKAFCIAFVLTFFSVFDVPVFWPILLFYWFVLFTVTMKRQILHMIKYKYVPFTFGKQRYTKKKEVVSDDASLPSN